GGGTGCATTCAACCCTCACTTAACAAATGGAACAATTGAGTATAAAAGAAGTCATATATTTTAATCTTACCTAATGTCACAAAAGTAGTAATTGGTAGAATCAAGACTTGAACTTAGATATTCTGATTCAAAGTTTCATAGATTTCCACTACATTGtgtattaaagaaacaaaaatctcctCTTCAGTCTATTAAGAGaaacaggacacacacacacatgtaataTTCAAATTCGAGTAGACAAGTACCAAGGCAGAATTAGATCAAATGTATTCACATTTAGGAAATGGAGAGAACATTTCTGGTGAAGCTTCTAAGAGAGGGTTCTTGGAAGAAGCGTTTAAGTCTCATTTAGTCATATAAAGTCCATGGAAGAGGAAGGGGCACTTAGATCATGAGAACCTTGGAACTCTAAGccagaaaatttgaaatatatccCCTAGTTAATAGGTATGTTTTAATAGTGTTTGATGAAGATTGTGAATAACAGCAGTGAGTAATCAGTTGAGGTTTGTGAAAATTAATTTGGCAGAACTTTATAGAATAGattggagattaaaaaaagaaaagaaatgaaggcagaCCTGTTAGAAAACTTGATAAGTGAGAAGTAACAAAGATTATTGATAAGGtgagagaaggaataaataagaaaagtacTTGTAgggacagaaataaaaagatttaataacTAATTAAATTTTAGGAAATAGGAAAGAAGTTAAGGATGCCCGAAGTTTTGACCTTGAGTTAATGGCAAGATAGTGCTTCTAAGAGCAGAAAAAAGAGAGTAATTTGTTTGCGGGAAAGAGGAGCGGGAAAGAATAAAAGCTTAGCTCTGGAAACATTGATTTTGACACCGTAAGGTAGGACTTGTAGGTAATATTggaaaatgaagcccaaagtcaATTTGATTATAGTCATCTGTATGATTATTTAGTAGATGTCTTGTTTGCATTTATAGAGCATAGGCAAACTGGGGTTGGATGGCTGTGGGAGGCGGAAGGGTAAGGAGAATGGACAGCAGAGGAGCAGTGCCAACATAGAATATTTTTGGAGGTCAAAGTCGAACTGGGAGATGTGTTTATGCAAAGCCATTCTAGCCAAGTGTTGTCAAGGTTGGCTTGTACAATAAATACTGTGCTTAGTGAAAAAAATAAGCGACAAGTTTCAAAGCcaagggggaagagaaaaagatgcaTATGCTAtcaaaaatactgttttgaaGATCTACTTGTAATAGGCCATGGATTGTGAGTATTGGAGTTTTCTCCAGTCCTGTTGTACCTGATAAATATTGTGATGAATATTGTGAAGAATATGGTGGTTGCTGAAGACCTTGGTGACTGACGGTGACACTGTAAAAAGAAGAGGTTAGAAAACTAAGGTTTGGAGAATGCCTGTGTTTGGATGTAAGATACGgtggagaaggagaaatgaaaggaatTAGAAGAGGGAGAGACTAAGATTCAGTCATAACTGAGGGACTAAATGTTTTTCAGGATAAAGAAATAGTCATGCTCCCATGATGATAACTAACAAAAGGCAATTGGAATCAACAATTATGATATTGAAAACTTTTGAGAATGGCTTTTCCTTAGACTCTTAGACTGGAAGCCAGAAGGTGCAGAGTTAAGGCAGCACGATATGGTATAAAAAGCAGGAGTTTTGAAGTGTGACAGACCAGATTTGGAATCCCAGTTCTGTCCCTTACCAGCTGTGTCAATTTGGCAAAGCTACCTAAGAATATTCTTAGTTTTCTAAGCTGTGAAAAATAATTCTCAGTTGTATGATTCTTATAAGGAATCAATGAGGCAACTGAAATTGCTGGTAGAATGCCTAGAACATAGCAGTCTCTTAATTAAATCCATTTCTTACGTGGtaaggatgcagaaaaaaattaagaataggaTAATCTTTTGAAAAGTTTCATAGTGAAAGGACCTGAGAAATTTATAGGGAAAAATTTTTAGGCTACTTGGAACTGAGTATGCTTACTGGTGGAGGAGAGGAGCCATGACGGGGTGGGGAGAGCGAGGGACTAAAGACCAAAAAGGTAACTGAAGAATCAAAAGCCTGGATGACAAAAGATCAAGGATTTAGGATCAAGTCCACAGGAGGAAGAGTTAGTCTTAGAAAGGAACATACACGTCTTTGGAGACTATTtggaaggggaagaaaataaatatatttttaaatgtagtgaAAGGAAGCTGTAGAAGCTATTTTTGAAAGCATGTGTCTTAGTAAAGGGACAGAGTCATTTACTAAATTAAGGAATGATGAAGAAGTAGAGCTTAAGTAGAGTAGAGAAATTCAAAAGCATATCAAGAAGAAGGCTACAGTGGTCAATAGAAAAGACTAAGTTGACTGCTTATCAGGAGGGAGACGAGTGACTGATGTGGAGCTGAGATAGGTTTCACTAGAATATAGGAAGCAGTAGACTTGGGAACCCATTCTTTAACAAGGGTACTATATCCTAAGGAGCTGCTGAAATGATCCAAGTAAAAAAGTCAGAATCTGAGATGTGTCATGATGTGGAAATTGAGGAGAAAGTGAGATAAATCAAAAACTGGCTGAGTGGCAGTTACTTGAAAGTACTCTTTATATTGATTCACTAAAATCTAATCAACTATGGGACCATAAATATGCAGAGCCCAGTAGGAACTCTATTTATTACTGAAGATCTGAATGATAAGTAGAAAGGAGTAGTTGGGTTTTGTATACTATGATCAAAGTtccaacaaaaaaggaaagatgaagcCTGCTTTAGCCTCAAGGCAAGCCTGTGGCTAAGACATGTCCCAGAACACCAGGGACTCAGTCTGACCAGGGTGGGACAGTGGGGGATAAGGGTGGAGTTGAAGGATCCATGCCCCTCCTGAATCTCTGCTTGAGTAAAACGTGATGTAGCCGATATATTCATTGGGTATCTCTCCGGACCAGACCCCCAAGAGGAAGGGCACACAAATCTTTGACAGACGATCATGTGAAATTGAAAGAAATACACGATTTTTGAAGAACTTGATTTTCTTAAACTTGTTGGGGAAGAAATCTCTGTCCATTTGGAGTGGGAAAGGAGCAAAAGTTTTCATCAGAGCTGTAGGAGCCAATGGTAGCTTCGGAATGCAATTCATTGCCTTAGAAGGAAGGGTCACAAGATTAGCCTGGGGAAGTCTGCAAAGGAATACACAGCTCCTAAAGGGACAGCAGTATGGATGATTAACAAAATCTTAAGACCACTAAACCTACCATGTTTCATGTCTTTGTTAtccttattcatttgttcattcattcattcattgagtaCCTACCAAATAACAGACTGTAATAGATCCTTGAGATAGACAAGGTTCCCATtcttatggagcttacattccagttaggggtgggatggggaggagaaaacactggaatattaaaaaatgatgcaCTGAGTCCTCAGGATCTGAagcattttgtgtgtatgtgtatatatgcctgggcatgtgtgtatatacgtatatTGCTAGAGTAGGTTTAAGtatagggtgtgtgtgtctgtgtgtgtgtctgtttctgtgatAAAGGTACAGAGAGGAGTAGTTGTAGATTTTTCTGGCTATGCCAGCCCCGTACAAAGAAGATAACTACCAAATAAAATCAATGTGGGAAAGTTTTTGGTATAATATAGCATAAGTTAGTGAGCacctttttaatttgttttgtattcttttaaggTTTGCTGCCtatcaaagaaaacatttgataTTCAATATTGCCAAGATTACTGTGGTGAGCTAGATACTTTCTTATGCTACTGATGGGATTATAAATTGTTAAAtctttctggaaaacaatttggcaatatgtattAAAATCATTAATATGTTCATATCTTTTTAATATGCAATTTTAGGGAATTTATCTTAAGGGAAATAATCCACAATGTGGGCAAAGCTTTATGCATAGAAATATTCACTATAGCccaattaataacagaaataaaatgctaaaaattaaattatgcatGAATAGAGAAATAGTTGTCTTGTTATGGTACGTGAACAGTATGAATAtcatgtaaataattaaaattatgtgcTCAAGGAATTTTAATGACATGGGACCATATTTATGATATAGGAGTTATGTAAAAAGAACAggataaaaatttatatatgttgtaaattcttaatatttaaaacaatttcataaaATTGAATAGGAAGAAAAAGGCCAAAATGCTTTATATCTCAAGCATTTTCTATGATTTGTACATGTGAGTTTTTATATCCAGACACaccaataaatattattttaaaaacctcatgTTTCAGTGGGAGCTAAATGCTTTTGTGATTGTTCCATAAACCATTGAGTCCTATTTTGGAGCATTCTGGCAAATTATCACCTACATATATAACCATAATAtcaattcaaattttatatttcagtacAATGAGAGCAATTgtctttgctatttttctttagaaaggtTTCCCTTAACTTTTTAACATAACAGATGAAGGCATGTCCTTGATCTGTGCATAGTGAATCCAGTGAAGTAGTAGACATGACCTTCATTTGGCAATAGTTTTATAAGAAACGATTTTAATTAAGTAAATAGAAAGCATAAAATGTGTCACTTTATGATGGAcccatatttcttaaaatgtggtcCTGGGATCCCTTGCCACAGAATCATCTCTGGTAAttgtttaaaatgtagatttcctaacctactaaatcagaatctgagGATGGGTACTAggaagttgtatttttaaagatacactCTAGGTAATTCTCCTGAGATTCTCTAAGAACCACCAGTTACGGTAGAAAGGTCTTTTAGGAATTCTAATCTTGTCTGCTCCAATGTTTCTTAAgtagaatgagatttttttctcaacAGCATGGATCCGAAATACAGAGTATTTTGCCAGTCAGAATTAGGCGATGGGGCCTTTCTACTGCACTTCTGCAATCTTATTGGAGAGGTTTAGATTTGGGCTTTTTTGAGACCAGAGGCAAGTGGTCAGTAACCTTGCTGGGAATAGTGATAGGGTGACTAAATAGGTAATTTGTCTTGGCTAAAACACAGCAGTTCACCAGTTCCAGTTCCTATGGAAGTGTCCTTTGTGTGAAATGCTTGCCTAAATCATTGTAGAGCTCACAACTCTTAATGAAATAAGCCTCCACGGAGAGTGGTCATCCTCTAGAGGTTAAAAGCAGAGTCAGACACCCTTGtcacttactatgtgcctggaCGAATTAGAAAACTTGAAATCTTAGATTCTGCTCACATAAAATGGAGTTACTACCAGTGCCAGCCCAATCATGAAAAATTGTGTGCAAATCATTTAGCACAGAGTCTGGCATGAAATAAGCACTTATAAATGCTTATAGTGATGACTTCACAAGAGTTTGACTCTATAGGTCAGGCTTTTCAAGTCGACTTTTCAAAGACCATGTTAGTTATCAGAAAAGCCCAGGGATTTGAGTAATCCCACTTcttggagggcaggggcaggcgCGGGGGCAATGGAGCCACATTTACTAATAGTTCTTCATGTGAGGTAGGTTTTGGTATCTGTTGGTTTCATGGAATATCTAACACTAATGTTACTGACTGAAATCCCCGCTCTCGGGTTGGTGTAGGACTGAATTGAATTATGTAAAGTATCACTTGCAGAGTGACTTTCATTTGCATACCTTCTCTAGTTACAAAGAAAGTCAAAGGTcattcctacacacacacacacacacacacacacacacacacacacacacacacacacacacagagccttaACCCTGGCCACCTTCATAATACTTCTGGGTGCCACATTCTATGGAACTGTTTTAGGTTCGAATAAACATCTCTGGCTTTATGATGGTTGCTACCATGAAACACATTTACATCacccttttcttgccttatggTTAATATTCCCTGAgtcaaattatttattatatttttccctAACTTAAACTTGCACTTGTCAAGTGATAAGCATCTCTAGTGGCTTCTCACTTTAGGAAAATACCAATACCCCtcccagaaatacaaagaaatcagGTCGAGACAATTACCAGGAGCAATCCTTTATATTATCCAGTTGCATAACACACTTCTTGAATAAATGACATATCCTAATTTAGGATACATCACCAGATTCAAGTCAGAGAGTATCCTTTGCCAGTCAATAAGAGTGCGGGTCACTGGAAGATCTCTTCGTAGAATTTTTCTCAGGGCTTCGTTTGATAACTCCTGTAATTCTTCTAAGACTGCAGCTTGAAATGTATTCTCTTGCTCTTCCACAAGCCTCGCAAAATTTAAAGCCAGTTGAGCTTGGTTAACTACTTCCAAGCTTTCTTTCAGGTCCTTGGAGATTTCAATATGAAGGTTGACAGCCCTGAAGAAGTGAGCTTGCACAAAAATTCTTCCTGTTACTTGGGTTAGAAATGGATTTATTTGGAAAATCCACTTTGATTTCCAAAGGCCATTCCAGCAATCTCTTGTTTCATAGCTGTGATCCTCAATGCAAGCAATCAAGAACTCCTTATTTTTCACACTTTTTCTCAGCACGTTGCAATTTCCTGTTGGATAGTGATCATTCACATACAGTTTTAAGGCACACAGAACAACATTTCTTAGGTATTCTGTCTCATTCCGAATGATTCCATGACTTTGGATGTCTTTTAACTGGTTTTGAAGCAGGTCGAATTTGAAAGAAAGTTTGCTTTGATAGTCAAAAAATCGGTAGTCACCCACTACATTGTGGTGAGACAGGAGTACTGGATTTCCATCGATGCAGAGTGGTACAGAATATTTTTGGCAGTGTTGGTGGCCTGCACACTCACCTTGATGGTGCATAAGTTTTTCATCACGGATAAGCAGACAGAGATCATCAAAGGCATTAACAAATTCCCCTGGAGGAGCCTGTATTAACAGTCTGCGaattactctttctttctctttcctactcAGAACGCTACGTGACATGTTTGGTTGCAGCAGAAGCAAAGCTTCTGAAATAAAGAGTGTTCAAAGGATGAGAAAACATTCCATGAGACACCTTTCCCATCAAGGTGTTAAACATTCAAGCTTAAGATTACTATGTCTAACCAGGAAAACAGGTTGTTTGGCAAGCTCTGAGTCTCCTGATGAAATCATAAAGGAGCTTTCTCTCTGAAGTGCGGAACTGTTGATGATATCACAATGGGTGTTCAGACCCAAAGAAAAACATGACAGTCACCTGACAGCGTGGTACCCAGCCAACCAGCTGtacatattttgaagattttaagaaCTTAACCTCCTGAACAGCCTTCTTCAAAAGTGGTGTGTCTCGGTGTTGCCAGGGATCTCTATGTTGCCAGGGATCTAGAGAAGCAGCCCAGAGTTTCTAGAGAGATTTTGGCAGCCCTTTGCACCTTCGGGGACCACAGTGCCATTGATTTATCCTCAGTCCCTCAGAATAGTTACCCCAAACCCACTGGAAGCACATTATGCTGAAAAGTTTCAGGGGGGTcaacaaaatagtaaaaataaaaacaagataggAAGGCAGTTGatagaaaaaaagccaaagagcAGTGGATGCTGCATTTATAAACACTGAGGGTTTGAAGATGTCAAAACATAACAAGAAGACAGAAACTTTCAAGCACACCTTGCATATGGTTTCTGTGGGATTTAAGCTATCTCCAAAAAACAAGGGCACAAACCACTCTGTGTTTTCTGCTTTCTCCCTAGAAAAGGGGCAGAGGCAACAGCTGATGAATATCAAGAAATTCCTTTACTACAAAAGGGCAGAGTTAACTATATGTGGAACCTGTGACAACACGTAATGGGGAGAGACTTCTAAGCAAGGAGAAACGGAACAACAGGTCAtgaaaatatggagaacaaataTCCACTCAGAAGtcctttctgttcctcttttctcttctttcttttgatttatccCTTTTACTTGATTCTCCTGTCATTCTTTTTGAAGAGTTATGAAGTTAAGCCTCTCATTTAAGTATAAACtgcttccttccatccatcctaaGCGTTTCTGAATTTCCCTAGcttcctgtctttttcttataAGAACATGAGTTTTGCCATATTAAGTCATAGCCATTACATTTAAGGGCTTTCATTATAACAATCTGAAATTGAGTggatttttgaacattttttactGATACCCTTCATGATTTTATAAATGTCATATTAATTCTCAACCTTAGTTTCTCAAATTGAAGTGTCCTAATTGTAGTTTATCTGTATACGATAAGTAAActtgttttagtttcttcattcGTACCAAATATACACACTCAGCATggcatttttaactctttttgaTGGTACTTaaagtattgcttttttttttttttgcatgtgtgtgtgtgtgtgtgtgtgtgtgtgtatgtgtgtgtgtagctggACAGTTAACTAATATCAGACATGGTAACTATGTATTAAACACTCAGTAACAGAAACTGTGTTCAATAATATGTTAAGAACCCATTTAATGCCCCCATCTTCCTAAGTATTAATTTGCTCACTTTTCAGACAAGGGAAGTGAAGCTGAGCAACAGGTCAAGTGACAGGGAGATCTTGAAGCCCAGCTGTCCCCCAAGTCTATGTCTTCAGGAAACAGACTATTATTTCCCCAATAATAACTTGAtttctcaaatgtttatttttattctttacctGTACTTTTTATTGTGTTATATATGCCCTTTCCTACCTTTACTACAGAATAGTACCTACctagttttgttttaatattatttatcataGAATTATCTTGTCACTTGAGCACAAAATAGACtatcccttaaaaataaaaataaaaacattaaactgaatagaaataaaatacttctttgGGCATTTTAAGTACTTAATGATTTTCTGTGAGAATTTccttaacttctttttttgtgtttcatACATGGTTTTTGTCAAAGATTCGGGATGAATTTAAAGGTGGAAAAATTAATGTAGAAAAAACTTACAGATTACTTGAAAAATTAGATATTCCGTGCAATTATATTCATGTGAAGTCTGTTTTCAAGGTGAGATGTTATCCGCTTCTTGTCTACCCCATCCTAGGAAGGGCTTGATTCAATATTGGGAAATGTCAATAGCTACTTGGATGCTTTCTgcagaaaatacatattaaaaattagtCTCTTAAGAATTAAAGTAATTAATTatgctaaatatatttataatcaagAAGGAGAGAATTTAGGTAGGTGGTAAAATGagttattaataaaatttgaaataataccAGATTATTAATTTAGCACTATATAAACTGAATATAGGAATATTCACATAAGATTAGGATTGCTCATATGATTAGATCAAAATCATATAAATGATGAAATAGTAAATGGTTTGGATCTTAATAATTTATAGAAGGAATAAGTAATATtgagaaaaatggcattttactCACATCAAAGTAGAAAATCATGCccaaaattctttttgtttggaGAAGAACCAGTAGGGAGGGAACCTGACTCAATTCTTTCACTAGAGGACGGAGGGAAAGATCGTAAGCACAAGAGAAGAAGTCAAGCGTTCAGCTGAGTTTGCCTTAGGAAGATGGCAAATTTCTTGGCAAATCAGGCAAGAATACTAGATTGGCCAGTCTAGATAGTTAGAAAGATAGAAATCCTGAATCTGGTAGTGTTTTTTGAAAGAGACTACCCAGATAACAACCTATGTTGAAATGTTACCATTATTGCAAACTGTGAAGCTTGTGTTATCTACTTGCAAGCTAACCAATTAGCCTGATATAATTTCATGGATGATGGCAGAGGCATTTTTCTGGTTCAGGGAAAATAGCTTGTTACTCACAAAAATAGCAACTGAAAGAGCATCAGCATTTTGGTGCCATTTCTCCCAGCCTCAGTTCCTAAAGCGTGATGTGAAGAGGGCCAGTTGAGGACACATGCACATGCAGCGGATTGAGTTACCAGAGAAGGACCTCAAGCTTAAGGAAACCCAATCTTTTATTATGGGCAGTAAGCCTACCTGATCTTTGCCCAGGAATgtgtcattatcattattatcatgcACAGTAAACCTGCTCTTTCCCATGGGAGGAGATACTATCTCTCATTATGCAAACGTCCTTCAACAGCTAGTTCTGAAGTGTTGGTGCCTCTGCTCAGAAACTTGCAGAGACATGAGAGACCATGGAGAGCAGCCCCCAATCAAGTACTTCTCTCAATAAGATTTAGGCCCCGTGTTTATAAATCACAaagaggagattaaaaaaaaagctgtactTCTTAAGAGATTGCAGTAAAAGACGAGTTTCAGGTTGTATTTATGAATTCAAGCAGTATATGCTGCCATAAGCTATCAGAATTTTAATCAACTCATGTCTAATACCATACCTGAAGAACATAAGTTTTTGTGAGAGATCTTTACGTGTAGAATTTTCCTCCAGTGGTGTCACTCAAAGGGAGAAACAATTATGTACTTTCTAGTTTAATAAAATTCACATGTAATACAATGTAGAGGTAATGTATTAAATCTCTACCAAATGTGAAATATGATAAATCTTATTCAGTGATTAT
The sequence above is drawn from the Zalophus californianus isolate mZalCal1 chromosome 9, mZalCal1.pri.v2, whole genome shotgun sequence genome and encodes:
- the CAPZA3 gene encoding F-actin-capping protein subunit alpha-3 encodes the protein MSRSVLSRKEKERVIRRLLIQAPPGEFVNAFDDLCLLIRDEKLMHHQGECAGHQHCQKYSVPLCIDGNPVLLSHHNVVGDYRFFDYQSKLSFKFDLLQNQLKDIQSHGIIRNETEYLRNVVLCALKLYVNDHYPTGNCNVLRKSVKNKEFLIACIEDHSYETRDCWNGLWKSKWIFQINPFLTQVTGRIFVQAHFFRAVNLHIEISKDLKESLEVVNQAQLALNFARLVEEQENTFQAAVLEELQELSNEALRKILRRDLPVTRTLIDWQRILSDLNLVMYPKLGYVIYSRSVLCNWII